The window ACTCCCATTGATTCTGATTTTTTCTCAAACCATAATTTAAAGGTGGATAAACTGATGCATATGTTAAAAGAAATTTATCTGTAAAATTTTCCTTTCCAAATTTAACTTCAATTACACCAGGAGATTCAAGCGTATCAAGTTCATAAAAATTACCACTTTTTCTAACTACTTTATATCCCAGTCCCCACCAGAAATCAAAAGGTGACTTTATTTCCTGTTTTTCAGGTAAAATAAAATTCAAAATTCCTATATCAAAGTTTGCAATTGTTCTTTCACTTTTATTTGAAATTTTTAAAACAACATCAAAATTATTACCTTTATTATTATACTGAAAACTTATACTTCCCCACGGATAATTATAAATAAGTGTTTTTTCTTTTTCTTTCCATTCTGTATTTACCGGTTTATCCTTAAATTTCTCAAAATTATAAACCCTCTCTCCATTTTCATTTTTCCCTATTTTTTCAAAAACAATTTCTTTTAAATCTGGCTTTCCTTCAATTACAAAATCAATATCTTTATATGAAAGATTCAAAACCCCTTCTTTTGTAAAACTCACATTAATCTTATTCTGAGATGAGCAACTGAAATTGAAAAATAAAAGAAAGATAAAAAATATTCCTTTTAAAATTTTTTTCATCTCTGCCTCCTTTTTAATTCTTAAAATTTTTTCTGATAACTATCAATTGCATAATACCAGAATTGATATGTTTGTCCAAGCCATGCATCTCCATCAGTATTGTAATCCACACTTATATTGGAAACTATTTCTTTCCTATGAGGTAAAAATTTAACTGAACCATCATAGTATAGAACATTAACACCTGTATCCTGATGTGGTGCTCCAGGGTCTTTAATTAAATCACTCCTTGGACATGCAACCCAAGCAAGCCATCCATTTGGATGATATCTTTTATAATTGAAAATCTGGTCAAATTTAATTGATATTGGATATGAAATTAAAACAGGACCATCCCAGAAAGATGCACCTCTCCAACTATAAGAATATCCACAGTTTCTTGCCATCCAATAACTATTTCCATAATTATAAAGTTTAGACCTTTTATAGTCAATCCCAGGACAGAAAAAAAGCTTATTTGTTGTAGCATAAGAAGAAACCCATTTCTTCAAATTATAATCATATTTCCATCTTAAAAGTGCAAGACGATGAGGTGTATTACTATTTCCACTTGGTCCTCCTTTATCTGTTCCAATATTTGATTCGAGTAACCAGTTAATTGGAACACCGTCATTTTTCGGTGGAATAAATCCTTCCCAGTCCTCAATATACATCCTCATACACATACCAATTTGCTTCAAATTATTCATACATGTTGCAAGTCGTGCTTTATGTCTTGCTGAATTTAAAGCAGGAAGTAATAAGGCAGCAAGAATTGAAATAATCGCAACTACAACAAGCAATTCAATTAATGTGAAGCCATTTCTTTTCATAATACCACCTCCTTTAATTTAAAATCCTAATGGATAAAATAAAGCATATGGGTCTGTATTTCCTGTTGCAATATTACTTATATCTGCCAGATTCAAAACACTCATTCTGTTTCCCCACTGGTCTTTTTTAGTTCCTGTATTTCCTCTGAATTCTGTATGACCGTCAAGGAAAAGGATATTAACTCCATCAAATGAATGATTTGGCATGTAACTCTGATTCCTTATTAAATAACCACATAGTATATTTGCCTGTTTTCCTGTATCATAATACTGCCAGTCACCTTTTAAGTCAGCCATAATGGCATATTTTTTTGGTTCTCTTTCATTTTTTTCAGCAAAATTCCTTGCATATGCATAAGAACAATTCATCCAGTCAGCAACTCCTGTTGGCGATTGTGTTCTACTGCTTGCTGGACATATAAATAAACTATAATTTTTCAGATAATCAGGACCTTCTTTTGTAGGAGAATTATAGTAAACATATTGACCTGTTAAGAGCGTTAAAGATGCAGAACATGAGTTTGCTCTTGGTTCATAGGCAGTTGGAAAATATTTATCATAATCATTTCTGTACATACTCAGAGCAACATAAATCTGTTTTAAATTACTCATACAGGTTGCTATTTGAGCCCTTTTCCTTGCCTGGTCAAGAGCAGGTAGAAGCATTGCTGCAAGAATTGCTATGATTGCTATTACAACAAGAAGTTCTATCAACGTGAACCCTTTTTCTTTCATGATATCACCTCCCTTTCTCTTATTTTTCTTTCAATAAGAATAGGTTCAACTTTAAAAATTTCTTTTGGAAACCCGGTATTCAAAACTTCCCCGAGTTTTTCAATAAGTCCTTTTTCATTTATTGATATTGATGGTAATTGTGGAGAAAAATCAATTGAGTGGCTTGTATTGAAGTAACCGACCATAATATAATCAACTCCAAGCCACATTCCTAATTCTTCAAGTATTTCCTGAACCTGTCTTCCAACATTATCAGCAAATGTAAAAATACCTCTTATCTCTTTTTCTTTTTCAAAAATTTTTCTAATTGCTTCTTTCAAATATTTCTCATTTTTATTAACAATTAAATTTTCATCTTTAAATTCAATTCCATATTCCTCAAAAGCCCTTTTAACACCTTTCAACCTCTCCTCATCTATATTTGGTCTATAAGAGGGATTGCTCTGCGTCACTATAAGTATCTTTTCTCCTGTTTTTTCAAAGAGATATTTTGTTCCTATATAACCACCTTTTTCATAATCACTTAAAATGTATGTAGCATTAAGTTTTAAATCAGTTTCAAATCTGTTTATAAAAATCAAATTTCTTATTTTAGAAATATTCTCTTTTAAAAACCAAAAAGGGAAATAACCAATTCCATCCACTATTACAAATTCAGGATTATTTTCAAGTATTTCATCAAGATGGGAAAGAATTTTATCTGTTGGTTCTCCAAGGTCAACAAGTAATGAAAAGAATCTACTGTCCTGAATTTTTTTTATCATAAGTCTTGTTAAATATTCATAAACATGTCCTGAACTTCTTTCTACAATAACACCAATTCTGTAATTTAATCTTCTTTCATTCTTTTCTTTAATTATGCTACCAATACCTGTTTTTCTCTCAATAAGTCCTTCGTTTTCAAGTAAACTTAAAACTTTATTTACTGTACTTCTGTTAACTCCATAAATTTTCGCAAGTTCATGTTCGGTCGGCAGTTTTTCCCCTGGATTTTTTTTAAAAATTTCATAGAGAAGTTTTTCTTTTAATACTTCTAATTTTGTCTTAAAAATCTTTTCTTTTTCCATTATTTATACTTTGTTCAATTGTTCAACAAACATATTACCTCAAAAATTTCTTCATGTCAAGTCCTTCTAAAAAACATTATATTCCTTAAATTAATCCTGAACAACAAATTGACTTAAATGTCTGAATGCGATAATCAAACCTTCATCCTCTTTACCTTTTGCTACTCTGTCATGATATACAGCGTCATGCCATCCCTCAATGTTTAAGTCATTTTTATATCCCGCTCTTATAAGTTCTTTTATGCATAATCTCCAGTCAGTATCTCCAAGTCCAGGGAAACAGTGTTCAATTGCTCCATGATGCCATATACCATATTTTTTCACTATATCCCAGTTTATATGTGCATCTTTTGCATGAACATGATAAATCCTTTTACCAAAATCCCTTATTGTGATTACTGGGTCTATAAATTGACATATCAAATGGCTCGGGTCCCATTCAAGTCCAATTGCTTCTGATTTAACTTCTGAAAATCCAATTTCCCACATTTTTGGAGTTGACATAAAATTTATTCCATTACATGGTGTATGGAAATATCCCATAGGGCAGTGTTCAAAAGCAATCTTTACTCCATGGGCTTCTGCAAATTTAGCATGTTCACTCCATATCTCAACAAATTTCTGAATACTTTCTTCAAGTGGTTTTCCCACAATTCTTCCTGAAAAACCAGCAACAACAGGAACTCCCATTTTTTCAGCAAGAATTATTACATTTCTGACAAGTTTTTTATAATCTTCTTCTTTCTCAGGGTCCATATGATTAACATAAAATCCAGCCAAACAGGAAATTCTTATATCATTCGCTTTATAATACTCAACA is drawn from bacterium and contains these coding sequences:
- a CDS encoding DUF1559 domain-containing protein; the protein is MKRNGFTLIELLVVVAIISILAALLLPALNSARHKARLATCMNNLKQIGMCMRMYIEDWEGFIPPKNDGVPINWLLESNIGTDKGGPSGNSNTPHRLALLRWKYDYNLKKWVSSYATTNKLFFCPGIDYKRSKLYNYGNSYWMARNCGYSYSWRGASFWDGPVLISYPISIKFDQIFNYKRYHPNGWLAWVACPRSDLIKDPGAPHQDTGVNVLYYDGSVKFLPHRKEIVSNISVDYNTDGDAWLGQTYQFWYYAIDSYQKKF
- a CDS encoding prepilin-type N-terminal cleavage/methylation domain-containing protein translates to MKEKGFTLIELLVVIAIIAILAAMLLPALDQARKRAQIATCMSNLKQIYVALSMYRNDYDKYFPTAYEPRANSCSASLTLLTGQYVYYNSPTKEGPDYLKNYSLFICPASSRTQSPTGVADWMNCSYAYARNFAEKNEREPKKYAIMADLKGDWQYYDTGKQANILCGYLIRNQSYMPNHSFDGVNILFLDGHTEFRGNTGTKKDQWGNRMSVLNLADISNIATGNTDPYALFYPLGF
- a CDS encoding GntR family transcriptional regulator, whose amino-acid sequence is MEKEKIFKTKLEVLKEKLLYEIFKKNPGEKLPTEHELAKIYGVNRSTVNKVLSLLENEGLIERKTGIGSIIKEKNERRLNYRIGVIVERSSGHVYEYLTRLMIKKIQDSRFFSLLVDLGEPTDKILSHLDEILENNPEFVIVDGIGYFPFWFLKENISKIRNLIFINRFETDLKLNATYILSDYEKGGYIGTKYLFEKTGEKILIVTQSNPSYRPNIDEERLKGVKRAFEEYGIEFKDENLIVNKNEKYLKEAIRKIFEKEKEIRGIFTFADNVGRQVQEILEELGMWLGVDYIMVGYFNTSHSIDFSPQLPSISINEKGLIEKLGEVLNTGFPKEIFKVEPILIERKIREREVIS
- a CDS encoding sugar phosphate isomerase/epimerase family protein yields the protein MRIGFMMSYDKERVEFAKKVGFKSCELRVGVNDDFFPGKDGWETKAKEVVEYYKANDIRISCLAGFYVNHMDPEKEEDYKKLVRNVIILAEKMGVPVVAGFSGRIVGKPLEESIQKFVEIWSEHAKFAEAHGVKIAFEHCPMGYFHTPCNGINFMSTPKMWEIGFSEVKSEAIGLEWDPSHLICQFIDPVITIRDFGKRIYHVHAKDAHINWDIVKKYGIWHHGAIEHCFPGLGDTDWRLCIKELIRAGYKNDLNIEGWHDAVYHDRVAKGKEDEGLIIAFRHLSQFVVQD